The following DNA comes from Gordonia zhaorongruii.
ATGGACGCGCTGCGCTGCCCGCCGGCCGACTCCGCTGTCACCCACCTGTCCGGTGGTGAGCGCCGCCGCGTCGCCCTCTGCAAGCTGCTGCTCAGCAAGCCCGATCTGCTGCTGCTCGACGAGCCCACTAACCACCTGGACGCGGAGTCGGTGCTGTGGCTCGAGCAGTTCCTCTCGAACTACCCGGGCGCCGTCCTCGCCGTGACGCACGATCGCTACTTCCTCGATCACGTCGCCCAGTGGATCTGTGAGGTCGACCGCGGTCAGCTCCACCCGTACGAGGGCAACTACTCGACGTACCTGGAGAAGAAGGCCGAGCGTCTCGAGGTGCAGGGCAAGAAGGATCAGAAGCTGCAGCGGCGCCTCAAGGAGGAGCTCGCGTGGGTCCGCTCGGGATCCAAGGCCCGCCAGACCAAGAACAAGGCACGTCTGGGCCGCTACGAGGAGATGGCCGCCGAAGCCGAGAAGCAGCGCAAGCTCGACTTCGAGGAGATCCAGATTCCGACGCCGCCGCGACTGGGCAACGTGGTGGTCGACGTCAAGGACCTCGACAAGGGGTTCGACGACCGCGTGCTGATCAAGGACCTGTCGTTCACGCTGCCGCGCAACGGCATCGTCGGCGTCATCGGCCCCAACGGTGTCGGTAAGACGACGTTGTTCAAGACCATCGTCGGACTCGAGGAGCCCGACTCGGGCAGCGTGAAGGTCGGCGACACGGTCAAACTCAGCTACGTGGACCAGAACCGCGCGAACATCGATCCCAAGAAGACGGTGTGGCAGGTCGTCTCGGACGGTCTCGACTTCATCGAGGTCGGCCAGAACGAGATGCCCTCGCGTGCGTACGTGAGCGCCTTCGGCTTCAAGGGTCCGGATCAGCAGAAGGCCGCCGAGGTTCTCTCGGGCGGTGAGCGCAACCGCCTGAACCTCGCGCTCACCCTCAAGGAGGGCGGCAACCTGATCCTCCTCGATGAGCCGACTAACGACCTCGACGTCGAGACCCTGAGTTCGCTGGAGAACGCTCTCGAGCAGTTCCCCGGCTGCGCCGTGGTGATCTCGCACGACCGTTGGTTCCTCGACCGCACGTGCACCCACATCCTGGCCTGGGAGGGCAACGTCGAAGAGGGGCAGTGGTTCTGGTTCGAAGGAAACTTCGAGGCCTACGAAGCGAACAAGGTGGAACGGCTCGGTGCCGACGCCGCGCGGCCGCACCGCGTGACGCATCGGCGACTCACGCGCGACTGACCGCCCGCGACTGACCACGCCGCCACCGCAACATCCGTACTCTCCTCGGTAGGCGCAGGAGAGGTTGTGATCGCAGTGGACGACGAGTCCCGAAACACGAACTACGGCGAACTGGCCCGGCAGCAGACGGTGGGAACCGTCCGACTGCCGGGCCAGTTTCTCGTATCAGCGGCTCGCAGCGATACCGGTGACATCACCGTCCAGGCGATCGGCGACGACGCTCCGCTGCTCGTCGAGTCGATGCTCGCGGTGATCGGCGAAGCGGGCCTCACCGTCACCAGCACCGATCACCCGATCCGCACGGTGGTCCGCGATGACGGTGGGCGCATCGTCGACGGCCCGGGCTCCACGATCGACGAGTCGTGGATCAGCGTGGTGGTCGCTCCGTCGCCCGACACCGATACCGAGGAACTGGCACGTCGGGTGACGGCTGCTCTGCGGCGGGCCGTCTCCGTTCGCGACGACACACCTGCGATGCGCGAGCGGCTCACCGAGGTGGTCGCGGCGCTGGCCGACTCCGGCGGCGACATGGAGGAGGTGCGACTACTCGAGTGGTTCGCGTCCCGGGAGAACTTCGTGGGCGTCGGCTACCGGGCAGCGCACGCGGATCCGGACGCGGGGGAGACGCTCGGTGTCTGGCGGGACGCGGTTACGCCACGACCCACCCCGGCCGCGGAAGGTGTGGCCGCGGACCGGATCTGGCTCCCGACCGGGCTGCTGCGCAGGAGGTTCCCGCTCATCGTGCGGATCCGCATCGGAGAGGTGGAGCACCAGTTCCTGGGGATGATCACCTCGATGGGCCGGTACCAGTCGGTTCGGGAGATCCCGGTCATCCGGCTCAAGACGCAGCACGTGCTGACCGTCCTCGGATACGCCGAGGACTCGTACGGCGGCATGGCCGCCATCGAGCTGCTACAGACGTTCCCGATCGTCGAACTGCTTGCGGCAGCGCCCGACGAACTGACCCGCCGGGTGAGCGAACTCCTTGCGGCGCAGTCTGATCGCGGGCCGCGGTTCCACGTGCGGGCCGGTCTGGACGGGCACACGGTGTCGGCGCTGGTGTTCATGCCGCGTGAGTCGTACTCGACGGCGGTTCGCACCAAGGTGATCGACATCATCAAGGCCGAGCACGGGGGCGACGAGAACGACTTCACCACCCGTCTGTCGCATTCACCGCTGGCGCAACTGCAGGTGGTGATGCACGTCGGGCGCCGGGTGGACGTCGCCGACTCGACCGGTACCGACTGTCTCGCACAGCTCTCCGAGGCGGTCCGCACGTGGGACGACCGTGTGCGCGAGCAGCTCGACGGCGGCACGGCGTCCCTGCGCCAGCTGGGGTTGGTCTCGGATCGGTACCGCGATGAGCGCGACCCGGCCGCGGCGGCCGCGGATCTCCCGGTGGTCGCCCGCTTGGCGTCCGGTGATCTGCACGTGCACGTCCGGACGCCGGACGGTGAACCGTGGACGTTCACGTTGTACCTGTGCGACCGGGAGGCAGCGCTGACCGACGTGCTGCCGATGCTGCAGAGTCTCGGACTGACAGTGGTCGACGAGCACCCGCACAGCGTGCGACGTTCGGACGGCACCGCCGTCGGGATCTACGAGTTCACGGTGGCGCCTGCGCCGGCATGCGAGATTGCTGATTCGGCCGATCTGCCCGAGCGGATCGGCGAGGCCTTCCGGGCGATGTGGCTGGAGGAGGCGGACGTCGATCGGCTCGGGGAACTCGTACTGCGGGCAGGTCTGACGTCCCGGTGGGTCGCGATGATCCGAACCTACGTGCGATACCTGGGGCAGTGCGGCTTCGGATACAGCGCGTCGCACATCGGCGGCGTGCTCGGCGAGCAGCGTGAGGCAACCAGGGCGCTCGTCGACCTGTTCGCGGCGTCGTTCGATCCGGAGACGGCAGATCCGCAGCGGCGGGAGGCCGCGTCGGACCTTCTGGACGAGCACATCGCGCGCATCCTGAGTCTCGACGCCGATCGGGTGCTGTCGGCGCTCGCCGCCACCGTCCGGGCGACGCTGCGAACCAACTTCTACATCGCGCACGACGGATGGACTCGCCCGACAATCGCGATCAAACTCCGCACCGGCGACCTTCCGCACGCGCCTGCACCGAGACCGGCGTACGAGATCTTCGTGCACTCGCCGTTGGTGGAGGGAGTCCATCTGCGATTCGGCGATGTGGCGCGCGGCGGGCTGCGGTGGTCGGACCGTCAAGAGGACTTCCGTACCGAGGTCCTGGGACTCGTGAAGGCGCAAGCGGTGAAGAACGCGGTGATCGTGCCGGTCGGCGCCAAGGGCGGCTTCGTGGTGCGCGGTCGATCGTCGAGGGAGCAGGGGCCGGCCTGCTACCGCGACTTCATCGCCTCGCTCCTGCAGGTGACCGACGACCTCGACGCCGCGACCGGTGTGGTGCGCCACCCCGACCGGGTGGTGCGCCGCGACGGAGACGATCCGTATCTGGTGGTGGCGGCGGACAAGGGCACTGCGGCGTTCTCCGACGTCGCCAACGAGGTCGCGCAGCACTACGGTTTCTGGCTCGGCGATGCCTTCGCGTCCGGCGGATCGGTCGGCTACGACCACAAGGCGATGGGCATCACCGCCCGCGGCGCCTGGGAGTCGGTGAAACGGCACTTCTGGGAGATCGGCGTGGACGTGCAGTCCGAGGACTTCACAGCGGTCGGTATCGGCGACATGAGCGGTGACGTCTTCGGCAATGGGATGCTGCTGTCCGAGCACACGAGGCTGGTCGCCGCGTTCGACCATCGGCACGTGTTCGTCGATCCGGATCCGGATGCGGCGTCTTCGTACGGCGAACGGCGCCGGCTGTTCGAGCTGCCGCGGTCCTCGTGGGCGGACTACGACACCTCCCTGATCTCCGAAGGCGGCGGGGTGTGGCCCCGCGACGTGAAGTCGATCCCGGTCACCGCGCAGATGCGCACCGCACTCGGACTGCCCGGCGACGCCTTCGAGCTGACACCGCCCGAATTGATCCGCGCGGTGCTCATGGCGCCGACGGACCTGTTGTTCAACGGCGGCATCGGTACCTACATCAAGGCGTCCGACGAGGCGGACGCCCAGGTCGGTGACAAAGCCAACGACCCGATCCGGGTGACCGGCGATCAACTGCGCGTCCAGGTGGTCGGGGAAGGCGGCAATCTCGGCGTGACCGAGCGCGGTCGCATCGAGGCCGACCTGTCGGGAGTCCGCATCAACAGCGACGCCCTGGACAATTCGGCAGGCGTGGACTGCTCGGATCACGAGGTCAACATCAAGGTGCTGCTGGATTCGCAGATCGCGTCCGGAGCGCTCGCTGCCGACCGGCGGGTCGCGTTCCTGGAGTCGATGACCGACGAGGTCTCCGCACTGGTCCTGGCCGACAACATCGCCCAGAACTCCGAACTCGGTGTTGCGCGCGGCACTGCCGCCGACGACGTCGAACTGCACGCCAGGATCCTCGGCGATCTCGCCGCGAACGGCGTGGACCTGAAACTCGAGGCACTGCCCCGACCCGACCAGCTCCGCGCGCGACGTGACGGGGACCTGGGGCGCGGCCTCACCAGCCCGGAACTGGCGACGGTGATGGCGCACGTGAAGCTGCA
Coding sequences within:
- the ettA gene encoding energy-dependent translational throttle protein EttA, which gives rise to MAEFIYTMKKVRKAHGDKVILDDVTMSFYPGAKIGVVGPNGAGKSSILKIMAGLDQPSNGEAFLDPEATVGILLQEPPLNEEKTVKENVEEGMGEIGVKLARFNEIAELMATDYSDELMEEMGKLQEDLDNADAWDLDSQIEQAMDALRCPPADSAVTHLSGGERRRVALCKLLLSKPDLLLLDEPTNHLDAESVLWLEQFLSNYPGAVLAVTHDRYFLDHVAQWICEVDRGQLHPYEGNYSTYLEKKAERLEVQGKKDQKLQRRLKEELAWVRSGSKARQTKNKARLGRYEEMAAEAEKQRKLDFEEIQIPTPPRLGNVVVDVKDLDKGFDDRVLIKDLSFTLPRNGIVGVIGPNGVGKTTLFKTIVGLEEPDSGSVKVGDTVKLSYVDQNRANIDPKKTVWQVVSDGLDFIEVGQNEMPSRAYVSAFGFKGPDQQKAAEVLSGGERNRLNLALTLKEGGNLILLDEPTNDLDVETLSSLENALEQFPGCAVVISHDRWFLDRTCTHILAWEGNVEEGQWFWFEGNFEAYEANKVERLGADAARPHRVTHRRLTRD
- a CDS encoding NAD-glutamate dehydrogenase domain-containing protein; its protein translation is MIAVDDESRNTNYGELARQQTVGTVRLPGQFLVSAARSDTGDITVQAIGDDAPLLVESMLAVIGEAGLTVTSTDHPIRTVVRDDGGRIVDGPGSTIDESWISVVVAPSPDTDTEELARRVTAALRRAVSVRDDTPAMRERLTEVVAALADSGGDMEEVRLLEWFASRENFVGVGYRAAHADPDAGETLGVWRDAVTPRPTPAAEGVAADRIWLPTGLLRRRFPLIVRIRIGEVEHQFLGMITSMGRYQSVREIPVIRLKTQHVLTVLGYAEDSYGGMAAIELLQTFPIVELLAAAPDELTRRVSELLAAQSDRGPRFHVRAGLDGHTVSALVFMPRESYSTAVRTKVIDIIKAEHGGDENDFTTRLSHSPLAQLQVVMHVGRRVDVADSTGTDCLAQLSEAVRTWDDRVREQLDGGTASLRQLGLVSDRYRDERDPAAAAADLPVVARLASGDLHVHVRTPDGEPWTFTLYLCDREAALTDVLPMLQSLGLTVVDEHPHSVRRSDGTAVGIYEFTVAPAPACEIADSADLPERIGEAFRAMWLEEADVDRLGELVLRAGLTSRWVAMIRTYVRYLGQCGFGYSASHIGGVLGEQREATRALVDLFAASFDPETADPQRREAASDLLDEHIARILSLDADRVLSALAATVRATLRTNFYIAHDGWTRPTIAIKLRTGDLPHAPAPRPAYEIFVHSPLVEGVHLRFGDVARGGLRWSDRQEDFRTEVLGLVKAQAVKNAVIVPVGAKGGFVVRGRSSREQGPACYRDFIASLLQVTDDLDAATGVVRHPDRVVRRDGDDPYLVVAADKGTAAFSDVANEVAQHYGFWLGDAFASGGSVGYDHKAMGITARGAWESVKRHFWEIGVDVQSEDFTAVGIGDMSGDVFGNGMLLSEHTRLVAAFDHRHVFVDPDPDAASSYGERRRLFELPRSSWADYDTSLISEGGGVWPRDVKSIPVTAQMRTALGLPGDAFELTPPELIRAVLMAPTDLLFNGGIGTYIKASDEADAQVGDKANDPIRVTGDQLRVQVVGEGGNLGVTERGRIEADLSGVRINSDALDNSAGVDCSDHEVNIKVLLDSQIASGALAADRRVAFLESMTDEVSALVLADNIAQNSELGVARGTAADDVELHARILGDLAANGVDLKLEALPRPDQLRARRDGDLGRGLTSPELATVMAHVKLQTKGQLLDSALPDNELFTPLAADYFPTAVRERFADGIAGHRLRREIVTTRLVNRIVDDGGIAHLLSTTESTGADTGEGARAFVVADDVFGLTDLIARIRRQPIQAAIGDEMTRRVRRLLSTSSRWLLAHRPQPLAIASETTRYGEVAVLSSDVGRWLRHTSATAAEQVCSGYVDAGVEADLARAVAEIPYRVHLLDVHDLAEITDRGAAEVGDLLFAVYDHFGIDRLVAAVDGLPAGDRWNLLARVALHDDLQTVLRGLTASILEMSEPEESTQEKIAEWSSARTARLQRATATLDELDAEGQWDVATLSVAVRALRSVSG